The following proteins come from a genomic window of Crassostrea angulata isolate pt1a10 chromosome 1, ASM2561291v2, whole genome shotgun sequence:
- the LOC128193098 gene encoding hemicentin-1-like codes for MTIRDSKHDNWTQVTDNTFNVSDALLFDSISIIVKVPGLKLEVKDVTLGDAGYFNGGVDENAATSGGGVVLIVYDKPKKPEIKGNRSVPINTSSELTCSSQSTAAPDYYSKLATLSYTWFVNEKKMDGETNQTLRLKVTRGHKYNNYSCKATEDGLESDWSDTVQIEPLYGPDKITITPHPNTSMQDNGMVTVREGETFGPYHCLVDCSPPCNVTWTYMNSTGHLDVISPNRSLSFEQINKDIKLFQCVATWGTETKKEKNITLNVQYLGEPLILINNNHSSDTNMDLQENIPFNVSCLVDGNPIPNVRLTKGSENISTNSASKNTKWANHTFVSAGCADAGNYTCVGSSEGFNISEKTFRINILYGPDKITITPHPNTSMQDNGMVTVREGETFGPYQCLVDCHPPCNVTWTYMNSTGHLHVISPNRSLSFEQINKDIKLFQCVATWGTETKKEKNITLNVQYLGEPLILINNNHSSDTNMDLQENIPFNVSCLVDGNPIPNVRLTKGSENISTNSASKNTKWANHTFVSAGCADAGNYTCVGSSEGFNISEKTFRINILYGPDKITITPHPNTSMQDNGMVTVREGETFGPYQCLVDCHPPCNVTWTNMNSTGHLHVISTNRSLSSEQINKDIKLFQCVATWGTETKKEKNITLNVQYLGEPLILINNNHSSDTNMDLQENIPFNVSCLVDGNPIPNVRLTKGSENISTNSASKNTKWANHTFVSAGCADAGNYTCVGSSEGFNISEKTFRINILCNVRIDDSIFYHKKYGSPSGMNVRVASVIPVIANPFPQLPAIKWVGPETEQIQFNVFGRGVAYKHWINTSFPVYNHSYFGNYTMIYGDETLLTITISERDRPRTPQNFTWHSYAGGHINLTWVSGFNGGLEQYFVVSLEKDKWETVANVSDPGEGSVVYFNPGFLAPGQKYRYRLESCNTINCSIVSPEVTINVEVEDITTVSHLETNRVEHLYVIIGASVAVVGLIVILVVALVISFRRRKNKEKDEGDNNTTSGGEMYATVDKSRQKPKADVVKDDVTKKQNDTTSGGEMYATVDKSRQKPKAEVVKDDVTKKQNEEAPGTEMYAVVDKNLKRNKRGDVGEMSNKAGQSKLLTKETAGEKRKQRNNAANQSVEERNLSTEDAARACKTNNEGLVYIEVDFTNQSKRSKTNQAPVIHGEDNRTEYTFVDFSKKAPPITDADDKEENQEES; via the exons atgACTATTAGGGACAGTAAACATGATAACTGGACTCAAGTTACTGATAATACGTTCAACGTGAGTGATGCATTATTGTTTGATTCCATCAGTATCATTGTGAAAGTACCAGGTCTAAA GTTGGAAGTAAAAGACGTTACTCTGGGTGATGCTGGATATTTCAATGGTGGAGTAGACGAAAACGCAGCAACGTCAGGTGGTGGGGTCGTTCTTATTGTGTACG ACAAACCAAAAAAGCCGGAAATAAAAGGAAATCGAAGCGTACCAATAAACACATCATCTGAACTGACGTGTTCCAGTCAATCAACCGCAGCCCCTGACTACTACTCCAAGCTCGCCACCTTGTCATACACCTGGTTtgtcaatgaaaaaaagatGGATGGAGAAACTAATCAAACCCTGAGATTAAAGGTCACCAGAGGTCACAAGTACAACAATTACTCCTGTAAAGCGACGGAAGATGGACTGGAGTCTGACTGGAGTGATACAGTCCAGATCGAGCCTCTGT ATGGACCAGATAAAATAACAATCACTCCACATCCAAATACTAGTATGCAGGATAACGGAATGGTCACTGTAAGAGAAGGCGAAACATTCGGTCCATACCACTGTCTCGTCGATTGCAGCCCGCCTTGTAATGTAACCTGGACATACATGAACTCTACTGGTCATCTTGATGTCATTTCTCCAAACAGAAGTTTGTCATTCGAGCAGATAAACAAAGACATTAAATTGTTCCAGTGTGTAGCAACATGGGGAACTGAAACAAAGAAAGAGAAGAATATAACACTGAATGTCCAAT ATTTGGGAGAACCATTGAtcttaataaacaacaatcaTAGTTCCGACACTAATATGGATTTACAAGAAAAcataccttttaatgtttcatgCCTCGTGGACGGAAACCCCATTCCTAACGTGCGTCTGACAAAGGGGTCTGAGAATATCTCAACAAACAGCGCTAGCAAAAATACAAAGTGGGCGAACCACACATTTGTTTCAGCGGGATGCGCAGATGCAGGAAACTACACGTGTGTAGGAAGTTCTGAAGGATTCAACATTAGTGAAAAGACATTCAGAATAAACATCCTAT ATGGACCAGATAAAATAACAATCACTCCACATCCAAATACTAGTATGCAGGATAACGGAATGGTCACTGTAAGAGAAGGCGAAACATTCGGTCCATACCAATGTCTCGTCGATTGCCACCCGCCCTGTAATGTAACCTGGACATACATGAACTCTACTGGTCATCTTCATGTCATTTCTCCAAACAGAAGTTTGTCATTCGAGCAGATAAACAAAGACATTAAATTGTTCCAGTGTGTAGCAACATGGGGAACTGAAACAAAGAAAGAGAAGAACATAACACTGAATGTCCAAT ATTTGGGAGAACCATTGAtcttaataaacaacaatcaTAGTTCCGACACTAATATGGATTTACAAGAAAAcataccttttaatgtttcatgCCTCGTGGACGGAAACCCCATTCCTAACGTGCGTCTGACAAAGGGGTCTGAGAATATCTCAACAAACAGCGCTAGCAAAAATACAAAGTGGGCGAACCACACATTTGTTTCAGCAGGATGCGCAGATGCAGGAAACTACACGTGTGTAGGAAGTTCTGAAGGATTCAACATTAGTGAAAAGACATTCAGAATAAACATCCTAT ATGGACCAGATAAAATAACAATCACTCCACATCCAAATACTAGTATGCAGGATAACGGAATGGTCACTGTAAGAGAAGGCGAAACATTCGGTCCATACCAATGTCTCGTCGATTGCCACCCGCCCTGTAATGTAACCTGGACAAACATGAACTCTACTGGTCATCTTCATGTCATTTCTACAAACAGAAGTTTGTCATCCGAGCAGATAAACAAAGACATTAAATTGTTCCAGTGTGTAGCAACATGGGGAACTGAAACAAAGAAAGAGAAGAACATAACACTCAATGTCCAAT ATTTGGGAGAACCATTGAtcttaataaacaacaatcaTAGTTCCGACACTAATATGGATTTACAAGAAAAcataccttttaatgtttcatgCCTCGTGGACGGAAACCCCATTCCTAACGTGCGTCTGACAAAGGGGTCTGAGAATATCTCAACAAACAGCGCTAGCAAAAATACAAAGTGGGCGAACCACACATTTGTTTCAGCAGGATGCGCAGATGCAGGAAACTACACGTGTGTAGGAAGTTCTGAAGGATTCAACATTAGTGAAAAGACATTCAGAATAAACATCCTAT gtAACGTACGAATTGATGATTCGattttttatcacaaaaaatatggttccccgAGCGGAATGAATGTAAGAGTAGCATCGGTTATCCCAGTTATTGCCAACCCCTTTCCCCAATTGCCTGCTATCAAGTGGGTGGGTCCAGAAACAGAACAAATCCAATTCAATGTGTTCGGACGAGGAGTTGCTTACAAGCACTGGATCAACACTTCTTTTCCAGTATACAACCACAGTTATTTCGGAAACTATACCATGATCTACGGAGATGAAACACTTCTTACCATTACAATAAGTGAACGag ACAGACCTCGAACACCACAAAACTTTACCTGGCATTCCTACGCGGGTGGTCACATAAACTTGACGTGGGTGTCGGGATTCAATGGAGGTCTTGAACAGTATTTTGTTGTATCCCTCGAAAAAGACAAATGGGAAACCGTGGCTAACGTTTCTGATCCTGGTGAAGGCAGTGTCGTGTATTTCAACCCCGGATTTTTGGCCCCGGGTCAAAAATATCGATACCGCTTGGAGAGCTGTAACACAATCAATTGTTCCATAGTATCTCCTGAAGTTACAATAAATGTTGAAG TTGAAGATATAACTACTGTATCACATTTGGAGACAAACAGAGTGGAACACCTGTACGTTATAATTGGAGCCTCGGTCGCCGTCGTCGGCCTCATTGTTATCCTTGTGGTAGCTCTGGTGATCAGTTTtcgaagaagaaaaaacaaagagAAAGATGAAGGCGATAATA ATACAACATCCGGTGGAGAAATGTACGCCACAGTTGATAAAAGTCGTCAGAAACCAAAAGCTGATGTAGTGAAGGATGACGTCACGAAGAAACAAAATG ATACAACATCCGGTGGAGAAATGTACGCCACAGTTGATAAAAGTCGTCAGAAACCAAAAGCTGAAGTAGTGAAGGATGACGTCACGAAGAAACAAAATG AAGAAGCGCCCGGCACAGAAATGTATGCAGTTGTTGACAAGAACTTGAAGAGAAACAAAAGGG GTGATGTTGGAGAGATGTCCAACAAAGCAGGTCAATCGAAACTATTGACCAAAGAGACCGCCGGAGAGAAGAGGAAACAGAGAAATAACGCGGCAAATCAGTCAGTAGAGGAGAGAAACTTGTCAACTGAAGATGCTGCTCGGGCTTGCAAAACG AATAACGAAGGGTTGGTTTACATTGAGGTGGATTTTACTAACCAATCAAAACGTTCCAAAACGAATCAAGCCCCCGTTATCCACGGAGAGGACAATAGAACCGAGTACACCTTCGTGGATTTCTCCAAAAAAGCGCCACCTATCACTGACGCAGACGACAAAGAGGAAAATCAGGAGGAAAGTTAA